One Primulina eburnea isolate SZY01 chromosome 4, ASM2296580v1, whole genome shotgun sequence genomic window, aatttggctcatcgcaccgtaatttctcgtacgacctctaaattgatccgaatcacgaacggccaaaaacatgaccttcccaactcgatgaggcactgtccagtccaaggtcaTAGGCTAGAAGCCAAACctgaactcgaacgagcctcagAACCAACACACCACTTGCTGTTCACAAAATACAGCAGTCGTGCCTtcgtttccttgcgtcgttttcgagactaccggccattggggcttgaactacTGACCAGaggctcttaccaacatcctaaggaatgatttgaaccatggctaagtgATAGGgggtgtttttacgtgtttattgcattagttttaattgtgtttacattgtgcatgcatgcatttcatttactttttgttcattttagagtaattaATTGCTTTTGATTATGTCTCACTTGTGTGTGATGAATTTGTAGGGAAAATGACCGGAAGAACTAAAATCGGAGCCAAGTGCCAAGACAAGAGAATGAAGTGCAGCAAGgcccgcgctcgagcggtagttttctaccgcccgagcgcaggAGGTGAATGTCCGAACAGAaagctcggcgctcgagcggtagttttctaccgcccgagcgcgaatgtcACTCAACTCAAGAGCTTCGACAGAAAGGtaggcgctcgagcggtagttttctaccgcccgagcgcgaatgatACACATGCCGAGGAGAattacagagagtgtggcgctcgagcggtacttttctaccgcccgagcgccatctaTTTTTGGCAAGATGTGGTGTGCGATTCCTTACCTTTTTTTGAGAGGAGAATGATATGAAAAGCTTCTTGGCCGACTTTGGAGGGGGGGAGACATAATTTTGAGAGCACAAAGGATTTTGGGAGAgcttttgcacttggattgaagattcaacggtttccgggcatcgtcttcgcagatttcgtcacgcctagtatttctagtttaatttcctttgtttaaacattgttttgcttattttaattatgaattctagtagctaacttcaattatttgttgggattaaaggggatcctaccccaaacttttagTTGGTTAATTTATATGTCggtttgtgatttattcttgattattctacgattttcattgtgtcgttgagcgtagctaactttaacgactattttatatcacgagtgagttcgagagaaaaactagtgataggatcgagtggtgtaattcgcggatctacaatttgcatagatatatgaaattggatacgtgccgacagtcatagtccttagggtcgaaaactagggggttTCAttaatcgaaatgcgattcattcttgataaataattaaagacatttaattacttcattgagtgaattagtttgacatagctcgagagagtgtgttcaattgaataggaaatcctgtcggaagcgtagaacacaaccgaacgaattaataaattaataaggggtaggtgaaccagaattcccaacaaattcttttatcatttgaaatttaatccattgatttagcattcatatttCATCAATTAATCTTTGatcttgtttaattaaattttcttgaattttattagtcataaaacaaacaatcaaatttcgtcgctaaagttttaataactaaaataataattgttaaatacagtctccagtggaacgatactcgtattcatatacactatactattacttgacatcgtgcacttgcgattacattttgagcatacaaaatcatattttcttggGGAATTCATAGTgtaagttttgctcgatcaagtttttggcgccgttgccggggactgttaatctacaattatatttttagttattttctttagtgtattttatttttaccgaactaacactccatattttaatTCAGATATCTCTTccggtgcatgccaaagtcacttgacttgGAGCTTGAGTGtgaccctgaaattgaaaggactttccgcaggcgaagacaacagcaaagacttaaggaactgatggagaggcacgAGCCAGAGCAGGAGGCGGAGCGCCAAACGAGAGACGaattgagatgccacgccgcatacccatgttagagtatgcccagccttctttggatggtgcacgccccagcattgtgaggccGATTGTGCGGGCAAACCAATTCGAAATAAAACCAGCCattatccagatgattcagaacaccgtccaatttggaggaactgctgtggacgatccaaacacacacatcgcggattttcttgagatttgcgatacttttaaatttaatggagtttctgatgatgctgttagactgcgtttatttcctttctctttgcgtgataaagctaaagcttggttgaattgtttacctgtaggttcgatagctacatgggaggacatggcgaaggcgtttctcatcaaatactttcctccatcgaagaccatgaagctgcgggcagacatcacaacatttgctcagttcgatcaagagtcactatatgaggcatgggagcgtttcaaagatctattacgaagatgcccacatcacgagttgccacttgggttagtcgttcaaaccttctattatggtttgcttactcctaaccgtactatgatagatgctgctgcgtgTGGGAACCTGTTGAGGAAGACtgcggaagaaggatatgagttgttggaggagatggctgctagcagttatcatcctcaatctgacagaaacaaccagcggagaagtgcaggagtgcaccaggtaactgatttttctgctattactgcacaacttgatgctttaaacaggaaaatagaTGGCTTGAACTTGGGTGGCACGGCTATGCGTTTGCAAGAGGTATTCTGTGAGAAATGTGGAGGTGAGcactatgtgaaagactgtcaagatgataatccattctatgtgcccgAAGGAGCACCTGTacatcaagtgggagtccaaaaccgtcCACGGAATGACCCTTACTCGAATACATACAATCCGggatggaggcaacatcccaacttctcatggggcggtcaaaacaatCAGAATAGGCCGCagggaggacaacaatatgggaaacaaccgatgtacagatccgatcctcctagagaagaaaagtcaaACTTGGAACAAATGATGACTAAGTTTATctcatccactgaaactcgactccaaaaccaagatgcatcaataaaggggctcgagaatcaaattggacaattggccaagatgatagcaagtcgagagccgggcaccttgccaagcaacaccgaaactaatccaaaagagcaagtgaaggccattgagttgaagagtggaaaGATTTTGGAGCCTAGAGAGAAAGAGAAACGCCAAGTACCGGATGAGCAGGCTGAAGCGTCAAAAGGTAAGTCACctaactctacaccagcacccACGGCACATCCTAAGATTGTTATTCCCCCgccttttcctgcagcattaaaaaaggcaaaactagatgcacaattcggtaagtttttagaggtatttaaaaaattacacattaatatttcttttgccgatgctttaatgcaaatgcctagttatgccaaATTCTTGAAGGACATCTTAGCTAACAAGCGAaaattggaggatcacatgataGTGAACTGACTGAGAGTTGctctgctttggtgcaaaacaaaatcccaccgaagctaaaagacccagggagcttttctatcccttgcatgattggtgatgttgtttttcgtaAAGCgttgtgtgatcttggtgcaagtattaatctgatgccctTATCTGTTTTCAGGAAACTCGAATtaggagagcctaagccgacgaaGATGTCTTTACAACTGGCGGACAGgtctgtcaagtacccccgcggagtgattgaggatgtgctagtaaAAGTGGACAAGTTTATCTTTCCTGCGGACTTCGTGGTGCTCGATATGGAGGAGGATGAAGAGATGCCTCTGATTTTGGGTAGACCgttccttgcgactggcaaggcactaattgatgtgcaagaagggaagttgcgattgagagtgggcgacgaagagattacttttgatgtgtttaatgcacttaagcacacactgcattctgatagttgttttagaattgatgcttttgactctcttgcgtctaactatgtgcaggatgctctaagggaccctttggaggccactatcgatactgaattgggagaagaggaattgGATGAGGAAAGAGCCGAAATTGTGGcacactttaatgccaaccaaccatggagaaggccaatgaggatgcgactagaggatctaggagaacgaagagatttgacccctcaaaggtcaagcatcgaggatCCCCCAACACTTGAGCTGAAGccgttgcctccacacctcaaATACGTGtacttaggtgagaataacactttacctgtcattgtttctgctgctttgacagatgtgatggaggacaaactgTTGGAAGTATTGAAAGCACACAAGGgtgcatttgcgtggaaggtggcggatatcaaaggaatcaatccgtcagtctgcatgcacaagatcttgatggaagagaagtactcacctcttgtgcaacctcagcGAAGATTGAATcctaagatgcaagaggtagtgaaagctgaaacgattaagcttctcgatgcaggtattatctatcctatatctgatagtgcatgggtaagtcctgttcaatgtgtgccaaagaaaggtgggattactgttatcacaaatgaaaataatgaattaatacccactaggactgttacgggatggcgtgtgtgcattgattatagaaaattgaatgatgccacccgtaaagaccactttccccttccctttattgatcagatgcttgagaggttagcgggtcatgagttttattgctttttggatgggtattcggggtacaaccaaattatgattgcgccggaggaccaagagaaaaccactttcacttgtccttacggCACTTTTGCTTTTCGCCGCATGCCGTTTGGCCTttgtaatgcccctgccacatttcaacgttgcatgaccgctatattccatgatatgatagaaactttccttgaaatttttatggatgatttctcgatatttggctcttcttttgatgattgtttgcagaatcTGACGGTGGTGTTGAGGAGATGTGAGGAGACAAACTTGGTacttaattgggaaaaatgccacttcatggtacaagagggaattgtcctagggcacaaggtTTCGGGGGACGGAATCGAGGTGGACAAGGAGAAAGTTGAAGTGATtaagaacttaccacctccggcgtcaataaagggagttagaagttttctaggccacgccggtttttaccggcgttttatcaaagatttttctaaagttgccaaacctctatcttccttacttatgaaagatgtgccatTTGACTTTAAttctgattgtttgcaggcatacgagaagttgaaggagcgcttggtgacggctcctgtcttggtatcaccggattgggatctacccttcgagatcatgtgcgatgctagtgatactgCGGTAGGTGTTGTCCTTGGCCaaagacagaacaaggtattccacactatatactatgcaagtaagactctagatgaggcacaattgaattatgctaccaccgaaaaagagttacttgcagtagtgtttgcacttgacAAGTTTCATGCATATCTTGTTTTGTCTAAAGTCATTGTCTACACTGACCACTCTGCACTAAAACATTTACTTGCTAAGAGAGATGCAAAACCACGCCTACTTTGGTGGATTCTAttgttgcaagaatttgatttagaaataaaagataagaagggtgttgagaatgtggttgcagatcatttgtctagattagaatGTATTTGTAATGATTCTGTTAATCATGCTATCGATGATTGGTTCCCGGATGAGCAACTATTTGAGGTGAgaaattgtccatggtatgcgAATTTCGCTaattttcttgtcacaggcacacctccaccgAACCTATcttttcaccaacgaaagaaattcttttctgacgtgaaatactatttttgggaggaaccgttcttgtttaagatttgtgcagattccatgataagacggtgtgttgcggaggaagagttttataagattctcaaccattgccatgaccgtgaggtaggtggtcactttggaccaacgaggacggcatctaaggtactcgaatgtggcttttattggccaaccctctttaaagatgctcgttcttatgtgctacattgtgataaatgccaacggtcaggtaacatctctaaccgtcacgaaatgcctttaaataatatcattgagtgtgaggtttttgatgtatgggggatagatttcatgggaccgtttcccagttctttcacgaaaaaatacattttggtggcggtggattatgtgtctaagtgggtagaggcggaagcatacgccactaatgatgctcaagtggttctaaaatttttgaagaaaaacatttttaaccgttttggaacaccacgagcaatcattagtgatagtggcactcatttttgcaacaaactttttgaaaaacttttgagcaaatatggtgtcacacataaaatctctaccccttatcacccacagacgagtggtcaagtggaagtgtcgaatCGCGAGATTaagcgaattttggagaaagtggtaggtgtcaataggaaggattggtcggtgagattagatgatgctctttgggcgtataggactgctttcaaaacaccgataggcactacaccgtataggttgttatttggtaaagcatgtcatttacCTGTCGAGTTGGAGCATcgggcatattgggcaacaaaagcgctgaactttaattttactgatgcaggtgaacagcgTTTGCTTCAATTGGACCAATTGGAGGAGTTCCGGAATTTGGCTTACGATCTTGCACTTTCGTACAAGGAGAAAACAAAAATGGCTCATGACAAGAGAATCATCGAGAGAGAATTTAAGGAGGGTGAAAGTGTTCTGCTCTATAACTCCCGGTTGCGCTTGTTTCCCGGTaaattgaagtcgcgatggtccggtccattcgtgatctcgAAAGTTTATCCTTCGGGAGCTatcgaattgaaagatgggaaggacGGGACATtcacggtcaatgcccagcgcctcaagtactacatgggtggcacagttgAGCCACTACTTGGAATCACACGGTTCCAAGATCATCCGAACTGAGACGGACCaacagtcaagctctcgactataaattgagaactattcTTTTTCTCTTAT contains:
- the LOC140830100 gene encoding uncharacterized protein codes for the protein MIGDVVFRKALCDLGASINLMPLSVFRKLELGEPKPTKMSLQLADRSVKYPRGVIEDVLVKVDKFIFPADFVVLDMEEDEEMPLILGRPFLATGKALIDVQEGKLRLRVGDEEITFDVFNALKHTLHSDSCFRIDAFDSLASNYVQDALRDPLEATIDTELGEEELDEERAEIVAHFNANQPWRRPMRMRLEDLGERRDLTPQRSSIEDPPTLELKPLPPHLKYVYLGENNTLPVIVSAALTDVMEDKLLEVLKAHKGAFAWKVADIKGINPSVCMHKILMEEKYSPLVQPQRRLNPKMQEVVKAETIKLLDAGIIYPISDSAWVSPVQCVPKKGGITVITNENNELIPTRTVTGWRVCIDYRKLNDATRKDHFPLPFIDQMLERLAGHEFYCFLDGYSGYNQIMIAPEDQEKTTFTCPYGTFAFRRMPFGLCNAPATFQRCMTAIFHDMIETFLEIFMDDFSIFGSSFDDCLQNLTVVLRRCEETNLVLNWEKCHFMVQEGIVLGHKVSGDGIEVDKEKVEVIKNLPPPASIKGVRSFLGHAGFYRRFIKDFSKVAKPLSSLLMKDVPFDFNSDCEQRLLQLDQLEEFRNLAYDLALSYKEKTKMAHDKRIIEREFKEGESVLLYNSRLRLFPGKLKSRWSGPFVISKVYPSGAIELKDGKDGTFTVNAQRLKYYMGGTVEPLLGITRFQDHPN